One genomic region from Conexibacter woesei Iso977N encodes:
- a CDS encoding DEAD/DEAH box helicase: MATTASQEPWAELLADGREDERLVRQAYEGARAPLLRPLPEGLHRSLVKGLTDAGIAELYAHQAEAVEVAASGSPFVVTTGTASGKSLCFNIPALHTLCSVPTARALYLYPTKALAQDQLRAIASFRLGRSVRPAIYDGDTKREDRSAIRKRANLILTNPDMLHTGILPNHASWSDFFMNLDVVVVDEAHVYRGVFGSHVSNVLRRLRRVCVAYSGREPLILMASATIANPVELAEDLTGIDGFAHVDRDGAPGSARQIAMWNPPVTDEALQTRRSAMAEAADMVTSLVVKGARTICFVKSRKGVELVAKLVADQLADAHPALRDRVAPYRAGYTPQQRRELEARLVSGDLLAVVTTDALELGIDIGALDAAVVVTFPGTVASLKQMWGRAGRRGRGLAVYVAGEDALDQFFCRHPDEFLERPVEAAIINYENERIHDPHLLCAAHEWPIVPERDEAFFGARTRANCEHLVGVGELIERANGFSLRRPEDYPAARVSLRSGSPDAFAVVDVSGGEILGTVDSARAFTTVHDGAIYLHMGRSYSVAELDLSTRRALVEPFNGNWYTQPKKETDTYIERLLDQRETMGVKLSFGMVTVAETVIAYQRKRLPDHEAIDLNVLDLPETTFSTQALWYELDHDLLQDDFPMELLLGTLHAAEHSQIAVLPLLAMCDRWDIGGLSTNIHPQTGGPTIFIYDGHPGGVGITQQGFIGFERLVGDAYRLISECRCRSGCPSCVQSPKCGNLNDPLAKDGAKEMLKRMLDR; this comes from the coding sequence GTGGCGACGACCGCCTCCCAGGAACCCTGGGCGGAGCTGCTCGCCGACGGGCGCGAGGACGAGCGCCTGGTCCGCCAGGCCTACGAGGGCGCGCGAGCGCCGCTGCTGCGCCCGCTGCCGGAGGGGCTGCACCGGTCGTTGGTGAAGGGGTTGACCGACGCCGGGATCGCCGAGCTCTACGCGCACCAGGCCGAGGCGGTCGAGGTCGCGGCGTCCGGGTCGCCGTTCGTCGTGACGACCGGGACCGCCTCCGGCAAGTCGTTGTGCTTCAACATCCCGGCACTGCACACGCTGTGCTCGGTCCCGACGGCGCGCGCGCTGTACCTCTACCCCACGAAGGCGCTGGCCCAGGACCAGCTGCGGGCGATCGCGTCGTTCCGGCTGGGCCGCTCCGTGCGCCCGGCGATCTACGACGGCGACACCAAGCGCGAGGACCGCAGCGCGATCCGCAAGCGCGCGAACCTGATCCTGACCAACCCGGACATGTTGCACACCGGGATCCTGCCGAACCACGCGTCGTGGTCGGACTTCTTCATGAACTTGGACGTCGTGGTGGTCGACGAGGCGCACGTCTACCGCGGGGTCTTCGGGTCGCACGTGAGCAACGTCCTGCGGCGGCTGCGGCGCGTGTGCGTCGCGTACTCGGGGCGCGAGCCGCTGATCCTGATGGCGTCCGCGACGATCGCCAACCCGGTCGAGCTGGCGGAGGACCTGACCGGCATCGACGGCTTCGCGCACGTCGACCGCGACGGCGCGCCGGGGTCGGCGCGGCAGATCGCGATGTGGAACCCGCCGGTCACCGACGAGGCGCTGCAGACGCGCCGTTCCGCGATGGCGGAGGCGGCCGACATGGTCACGTCGCTGGTGGTCAAGGGCGCGCGGACGATCTGCTTCGTCAAGTCGCGCAAGGGCGTGGAGCTGGTGGCGAAGCTCGTCGCCGACCAGCTCGCGGACGCGCATCCGGCGCTGCGCGACCGGGTCGCGCCGTACCGCGCGGGCTACACGCCGCAGCAGCGGCGGGAGCTGGAGGCGCGGCTGGTGAGCGGCGACCTGCTGGCCGTCGTGACCACGGATGCGCTCGAGCTCGGGATCGACATCGGCGCCCTCGACGCCGCGGTCGTCGTGACGTTCCCGGGGACGGTCGCGTCGCTGAAGCAGATGTGGGGCCGCGCCGGGCGCCGCGGCCGCGGGCTGGCGGTCTACGTCGCCGGCGAGGACGCGCTGGACCAGTTCTTCTGCCGCCACCCGGACGAGTTCCTGGAGCGCCCGGTCGAGGCGGCGATCATCAACTACGAGAACGAGCGGATCCACGACCCGCACCTGCTCTGCGCCGCGCACGAGTGGCCGATCGTGCCCGAGCGCGACGAGGCGTTCTTCGGCGCGCGCACGCGCGCGAACTGCGAGCACCTCGTCGGCGTTGGCGAGCTGATCGAGCGCGCGAACGGGTTCTCGCTGCGGCGGCCGGAGGACTACCCGGCCGCGCGGGTCTCGCTGCGGTCGGGATCGCCGGACGCGTTCGCGGTCGTCGACGTCAGCGGCGGCGAGATCCTCGGGACCGTCGACTCGGCGCGCGCGTTCACGACCGTGCACGACGGCGCGATCTACCTGCACATGGGGCGCTCGTACTCGGTCGCCGAGCTGGACCTGTCGACGCGGCGCGCGCTGGTCGAGCCCTTCAACGGCAACTGGTACACCCAGCCCAAGAAGGAGACCGACACCTACATCGAGCGCCTGCTGGACCAGCGCGAGACGATGGGCGTCAAGTTGTCGTTCGGGATGGTCACGGTCGCCGAGACCGTCATCGCCTACCAGCGCAAGCGGCTGCCCGACCACGAGGCGATTGATCTCAACGTGTTGGACTTGCCCGAGACCACGTTCTCGACCCAGGCGCTCTGGTATGAGCTCGACCACGACCTGCTGCAGGACGACTTCCCGATGGAGCTGCTCCTGGGAACGCTCCACGCCGCCGAGCACTCGCAGATCGCCGTCCTGCCGCTGCTCGCGATGTGCGACCGCTGGGACATCGGCGGGTTGTCCACCAACATCCACCCGCAGACCGGCGGCCCGACGATCTTCATCTACGACGGCCACCCCGGCGGCGTCGGCATCACCCAGCAGGGCTTCATCGGCTTCGAGCGCCTGGTCGGCGACGCCTACCGGTTGATCTCCGAGTGCAGGTGCAGGTCCGGCTGCCCGTCGTGCGTGCAGTCCCCCAAGTGCGGGAACTTGAACGACCCCTTGGCCAAGGACGGGGCCAAGGAGATGTTGAAGCGCATGCTCGACCGCTGA
- a CDS encoding penicillin acylase family protein, producing MLPKRAILAAAAVSVAAFFPAASSALADTTLNIVPHGEVAPGVPWASTPGILPADTQAKMYDRITPLFRNLPADVLTPSTDGNGYYKSAALLPENDPSFKSSQTVSGTSPTAGAVSATIKRDAYGVPHIYSSTDAGATFGAGYVVATDQGLLLTQARYNGIVGLIDLPGVQAIDLILGLYNFKPNPSLVKQVTDLQTKNIEAAGAQGRQLLNDIDTYLAGMNAQREATSPTTAPYTRTDIYALNAVKSQFLGEGGGNETAQALFLNQLQKKFGSKNGAKMFADLQGRNDPEAAVTTTKRFSWGGTVRTGDAPGEVGLTAGTFKNTFIRLPGARASSASARAASVGSTGLRHEASNILIVSGSKSATGKPLFVGGPQIGYNYPGLTMEMQLSSPSFNVEGVTSAPFPGYMLIGHGANYAWTLTSADGDIIDTYAETLCGGSKTKYSYKGKCKSMEKVDAGTITKGSSSVKAAFLRTVHGPVIGYAKNAKTGKLVALSQKRSSYGRETVDQLFNQDLTYGRVHSASDFIKAAAKTPQTFNSFYASDTQSAFYTAGALPKRASGVNPELPVDGRGSYEWRGELKSSQHPQVVNPSSGYIVNWNNKPAAGWPASDSRFGSEGGIQRVNMLNGELRRYPKATLLQVLASANAAATEDVRETQFWPTLKKMLAKGKSPSAQATAIVKVLDDWYTAGGSRVDSNLDGKIDNPGAIILDTAWKKIATAGLCDKLGSAACASLSALQPIASAPPGGQYSGWHQYMWKDFRTELGQSVKGKYSTKYCGDGSVSTCSKELWSALASAGKSLSSSQGTTDPTKWTEKTTMVNYTPLPLFNMQYTNKPTGIHQVMAFGQ from the coding sequence GTGCTTCCCAAGCGCGCCATCCTCGCTGCAGCGGCTGTCTCCGTCGCAGCGTTCTTCCCAGCGGCCTCGTCGGCACTCGCCGACACGACGCTGAACATCGTCCCCCACGGCGAGGTCGCCCCGGGCGTTCCGTGGGCCTCGACCCCCGGCATCCTGCCCGCGGACACGCAGGCCAAGATGTACGACCGGATCACCCCGCTGTTCCGGAACCTGCCCGCCGACGTGCTCACGCCGAGCACCGACGGCAACGGCTACTACAAGTCCGCCGCGCTGCTGCCGGAGAACGACCCGTCGTTCAAGTCCTCGCAGACCGTGAGCGGCACGTCGCCGACCGCGGGCGCCGTGAGCGCGACGATCAAGCGCGACGCCTACGGCGTCCCGCACATCTACTCGTCGACCGACGCGGGCGCCACGTTCGGCGCCGGCTACGTGGTCGCGACCGACCAGGGGCTGCTGCTGACGCAGGCCCGCTACAACGGCATCGTCGGCCTGATCGATCTGCCGGGCGTGCAGGCGATCGACCTGATCCTCGGGTTGTACAACTTCAAGCCGAACCCGTCGCTGGTCAAGCAGGTCACCGACTTGCAGACCAAGAACATCGAGGCGGCCGGCGCGCAGGGCAGGCAGTTGTTGAACGACATCGACACGTACCTCGCGGGCATGAACGCCCAGCGCGAGGCGACGTCGCCGACGACCGCGCCGTACACGCGGACCGACATCTACGCCTTGAACGCGGTCAAGTCCCAGTTCTTGGGTGAGGGCGGTGGCAACGAGACCGCTCAGGCCCTGTTCCTGAACCAGCTGCAGAAGAAGTTCGGTTCGAAGAACGGCGCGAAGATGTTCGCCGACCTGCAGGGGCGCAACGACCCCGAGGCCGCGGTCACGACCACGAAGAGGTTCTCGTGGGGCGGGACCGTCAGGACCGGCGACGCGCCGGGCGAGGTCGGCCTGACGGCCGGGACGTTCAAGAACACGTTCATCAGGCTGCCGGGCGCGAGGGCGTCGTCGGCTTCGGCGCGCGCGGCTTCGGTCGGCTCGACGGGCCTGCGCCACGAGGCGTCGAACATCCTGATCGTGTCCGGGTCCAAGTCCGCGACCGGCAAGCCGCTGTTCGTCGGCGGCCCGCAGATCGGCTACAACTACCCCGGCCTGACGATGGAGATGCAGCTGTCGTCGCCGTCGTTCAACGTCGAGGGCGTGACGTCGGCCCCGTTCCCGGGCTACATGCTGATCGGCCACGGCGCGAACTACGCGTGGACGCTGACCAGCGCCGACGGCGACATCATCGACACGTACGCGGAGACGCTGTGCGGCGGCTCGAAGACCAAGTACTCCTACAAGGGCAAGTGCAAGTCCATGGAGAAGGTCGACGCCGGCACGATCACCAAGGGCTCGTCCTCGGTGAAGGCGGCGTTCCTGCGCACGGTCCACGGTCCGGTGATCGGGTACGCGAAGAACGCGAAGACCGGCAAGTTGGTGGCCTTGTCGCAGAAGCGCTCGTCCTACGGGCGTGAGACGGTCGACCAGCTGTTCAACCAGGACCTGACGTACGGCCGCGTGCACAGCGCGTCGGACTTCATCAAGGCCGCGGCGAAAACGCCGCAGACGTTCAACTCGTTCTACGCGAGCGACACGCAGTCCGCGTTCTACACCGCGGGCGCGCTGCCGAAGCGTGCGAGCGGCGTCAACCCGGAGCTGCCGGTCGACGGCCGCGGGTCGTACGAGTGGAGGGGCGAGCTGAAGTCGTCCCAGCACCCGCAGGTCGTCAACCCGTCGTCGGGCTACATCGTCAACTGGAACAACAAGCCGGCCGCGGGCTGGCCGGCGTCGGACTCGCGGTTCGGGTCCGAGGGCGGCATCCAGCGCGTCAACATGCTCAACGGCGAGTTGAGGCGCTACCCGAAGGCGACGTTGTTGCAGGTGTTGGCCTCGGCCAACGCGGCGGCGACCGAGGACGTCCGCGAGACGCAGTTCTGGCCGACGCTGAAGAAGATGCTGGCCAAGGGCAAGTCGCCGTCGGCGCAGGCGACCGCGATCGTCAAGGTCCTCGACGACTGGTACACCGCGGGCGGCTCACGCGTCGACAGCAACCTCGACGGCAAGATCGACAACCCGGGCGCGATCATCCTGGACACCGCCTGGAAGAAGATCGCGACCGCTGGGTTGTGCGACAAGCTGGGCTCCGCGGCCTGCGCGTCGCTATCGGCCCTTCAGCCGATCGCCTCGGCCCCGCCCGGCGGTCAGTACAGCGGCTGGCACCAGTACATGTGGAAGGACTTCCGGACCGAGCTGGGCCAGTCGGTCAAGGGCAAGTACTCCACCAAGTACTGCGGCGACGGCTCCGTGTCGACGTGCTCGAAGGAGCTGTGGTCGGCGCTGGCCTCGGCCGGCAAGTCGCTGTCCTCCTCGCAGGGCACGACCGACCCGACGAAGTGGACGGAGAAGACCACGATGGTCAACTACACGCCGCTTCCGCTGTTCAACATGCAGTACACGAACAAGCCGACGGGCATCCATCAGGTGATGGCCTTCGGCCAGTAG
- a CDS encoding DEAD/DEAH box helicase, which yields MSDGGVPRRSSGFDRLSERIRRWAWRQGWEGLRDVQERAIEPILAGRDVVLASATASGKTEAAFLPLLSRPADERGLRVLTLSPLKALINDQCRRLEPLGDTLGIPVTPWHGDVPQARKRTLRVRPAGILLITPESIEAMLATRGSGAAAFFGSLDYVVVDELHSFIATERGRQLQSLLHRLEMVIGRPVPRVGLSATLGDLGQAARFLRPDGLLPDIVESTVARRDVKLQVRGYCGDGDGANDHLYGVVARGTHIIFANQRAEVEVRVQELKRRAEGDGRSGDAFWAHHGSLAKELREDAETALRDARDTTVVATTTLELGIDVGSVDTIAQLGAPPSVSSMRQRLGRSGRREGDSSVLRIYAEELPLTARTPPQDQLRETVVQSAAMVQLLVEGYNETPRRGALHLSTLVQQVLSLVAQRGGIRADDGWRALCATGPFREVTPALFTSLLRDLADHDLLSQMHDGTIVLGLEGERVVNHYDFYTAFVTSDEYRLVAGTQTIGTLPVTRPIAIGDLMLFAGRRWRVTDVRGRERIIELVPAPGGKAPAFGGAGAAVDDAVRAQMRKLYESDGLPTFVDGGAQELLAEGRRSFRRLELAEQPVLAWGDTVVAFPWIGDRALNTLALMLASRGLRAAPDGVAVLVQDAAVGEVVDALRALAQAPPEASTLTEKVQNKQLEKHHWRLGPELLAADYASSRLDIAGAVRAAANLLPVGG from the coding sequence GTGAGCGACGGTGGCGTTCCGCGCCGCTCGTCCGGCTTCGATCGGCTCAGCGAGCGGATCCGGCGGTGGGCCTGGCGTCAAGGGTGGGAGGGACTGCGGGACGTCCAAGAGCGGGCGATCGAGCCGATCCTCGCGGGCCGTGACGTCGTGCTCGCATCGGCGACGGCATCGGGGAAGACCGAGGCCGCGTTCCTTCCGCTGCTCTCGCGTCCGGCCGACGAACGGGGACTCCGGGTCCTCACGCTGTCTCCGCTCAAGGCGTTGATCAACGATCAGTGCCGGCGTCTGGAGCCTCTCGGCGATACGCTCGGGATCCCCGTGACGCCATGGCACGGCGACGTGCCGCAGGCGCGCAAGCGGACGTTGCGCGTCCGGCCGGCGGGGATCTTGTTGATCACGCCCGAGTCGATCGAGGCGATGCTTGCCACTCGCGGGAGCGGAGCGGCGGCGTTCTTCGGGAGCCTCGACTACGTCGTCGTTGACGAGCTGCACAGCTTCATCGCGACTGAGCGCGGGCGCCAGTTGCAGTCGCTGCTGCATCGTTTGGAGATGGTGATCGGGCGCCCGGTCCCGCGGGTCGGCCTGTCCGCGACGCTCGGGGATCTCGGGCAGGCGGCGCGGTTCCTCCGGCCGGACGGCCTCTTGCCGGACATCGTCGAGTCGACGGTTGCCCGCCGCGATGTGAAGCTCCAAGTGCGCGGCTACTGCGGCGACGGCGACGGGGCGAACGACCACCTCTACGGCGTGGTCGCGCGCGGGACGCACATCATCTTCGCGAACCAGCGCGCGGAGGTCGAGGTCCGCGTCCAGGAGCTCAAGCGGCGGGCAGAGGGAGACGGTCGGTCCGGCGACGCGTTCTGGGCTCACCACGGCAGCCTGGCGAAGGAGCTGCGCGAGGATGCGGAGACGGCGTTGCGCGACGCCCGCGACACGACGGTGGTTGCGACGACGACGCTCGAGCTGGGCATCGATGTCGGCAGCGTCGACACGATCGCGCAGCTCGGCGCGCCACCGTCGGTGTCGTCGATGCGCCAGCGGCTCGGTCGCTCGGGACGGCGCGAGGGGGATTCGTCGGTCCTGCGGATCTACGCAGAGGAACTGCCGCTCACCGCGCGTACGCCGCCGCAGGACCAGCTGCGCGAGACGGTCGTGCAATCGGCCGCGATGGTGCAACTGCTCGTAGAGGGCTACAACGAGACCCCGCGGCGAGGCGCGCTGCATCTGTCGACGCTCGTCCAGCAGGTCCTGTCGCTCGTGGCGCAACGAGGTGGCATCCGCGCCGACGATGGATGGCGGGCCCTGTGTGCAACGGGGCCGTTCCGGGAGGTGACGCCGGCGCTGTTCACGTCTTTGCTTCGAGACCTCGCCGACCACGACCTACTCTCCCAGATGCACGACGGGACGATCGTCCTCGGCCTGGAGGGCGAGCGTGTTGTCAATCACTATGACTTCTACACGGCCTTCGTCACCTCCGACGAGTACCGGCTCGTCGCCGGCACCCAGACGATCGGCACGCTGCCGGTGACCCGGCCTATCGCGATCGGGGACCTCATGCTCTTCGCAGGGCGCCGCTGGCGCGTCACGGACGTCCGGGGCCGTGAGCGGATCATCGAGCTCGTCCCGGCGCCTGGCGGAAAGGCGCCGGCGTTCGGCGGCGCCGGTGCAGCGGTCGACGACGCTGTGCGCGCGCAGATGAGGAAGCTGTACGAGAGCGACGGCCTGCCGACCTTCGTCGACGGTGGCGCTCAGGAGCTGCTGGCCGAGGGACGCCGGAGCTTTCGCCGTCTCGAGCTGGCGGAGCAGCCTGTCCTGGCCTGGGGTGACACCGTCGTGGCGTTCCCCTGGATCGGCGATCGCGCGCTCAACACGCTGGCGCTGATGCTGGCGAGCCGGGGACTTCGCGCCGCGCCGGACGGTGTGGCGGTCCTGGTCCAAGATGCTGCGGTGGGCGAGGTTGTTGACGCCCTCCGCGCCCTGGCGCAGGCGCCGCCTGAGGCGAGCACGCTCACGGAGAAGGTGCAGAACAAGCAGTTGGAGAAGCACCACTGGCGTCTCGGGCCGGAGCTGCTGGCTGCGGACTACGCGTCGAGCCGGCTCGACATCGCCGGAGCGGTGCGGGCGGCGGCGAACCTACTACCGGTCGGCGGCTGA
- a CDS encoding sensor histidine kinase: protein MPARDPQSPSALTRMAPAVLLAALLLLTAVATYTAARHVHDRQREQLTGDAQDAVAAIDRRMDDYGQVLRGAAGLYAASNTVSYREFHDYFADQDIARRFPGVQVIGSASYVPRAGIPDYTRRTRAAIKASRLRGYGPFRPYPKLGAAESEALIVDHLEPPPGNGRAFGLNFLSEPRRRTAALLARQTGDPASTAPIELVQTGGESLGIDLFVPVYGGPPRTGEPRRWAGVVYAAFRIDNLLRGILGPMDGARVEVYDQGPSATVPAGTPITPRAVAFDLRPDKRGKDISNSAHTHVETLEVAGRRWAIAYTRPGSSLSSGERAVPWLIGIAGILVALLAAALLRTLATSRRRAVALAEDMTVELREREEQLKASNEELEHFAYLASHDLQEPLRTITSYTGLLGSRAGDALDDRAKSWLGFVSDAAERMSHLISDLLEYSRTGSAGDDERAAAAVALDDAWDLAVANLRHAIDDAGATVQRSELPTVRARPREMTSMLQNLIGNGLKYRRPGVAPVVRASAARDGNGGWELAISDNGIGIEPHHRERVFGLFQRLHTAEEYPGTGMGLAIVKKIVEANGGTVRVESTPGEGSTFIVTLQGETRT from the coding sequence ATGCCGGCGCGTGACCCGCAGTCGCCGAGCGCGCTCACGCGGATGGCGCCCGCCGTCCTGCTCGCCGCCCTGCTGCTGCTGACCGCCGTCGCGACCTACACGGCCGCGCGCCACGTCCACGACCGCCAGCGCGAGCAGCTGACCGGCGACGCGCAGGACGCGGTCGCGGCGATCGACCGGCGCATGGACGACTACGGCCAGGTCCTGCGCGGCGCGGCCGGCCTGTACGCGGCGAGCAACACGGTGTCCTACCGCGAGTTCCACGACTACTTCGCCGACCAGGACATCGCCAGGCGCTTCCCGGGCGTGCAGGTGATCGGCTCGGCGTCCTACGTCCCGCGCGCCGGGATCCCGGACTACACGCGCCGCACGCGCGCGGCGATCAAGGCCTCCAGGTTGAGGGGCTACGGCCCGTTCCGGCCCTACCCGAAGCTCGGTGCCGCCGAGTCCGAGGCGCTGATCGTCGACCACCTCGAGCCGCCGCCCGGCAACGGCCGCGCGTTCGGGCTGAACTTCCTCAGCGAGCCCAGGCGCCGCACCGCCGCGCTGCTCGCGCGCCAGACCGGCGACCCCGCGTCGACCGCGCCGATCGAGCTGGTCCAGACCGGCGGCGAGTCGCTGGGCATCGACCTGTTCGTCCCGGTCTACGGCGGGCCGCCGCGCACCGGCGAGCCGCGCCGCTGGGCCGGCGTCGTCTACGCCGCGTTCCGGATCGACAACCTGCTGCGCGGGATCCTCGGGCCGATGGACGGCGCCCGGGTCGAGGTCTACGACCAGGGCCCGTCGGCGACGGTCCCGGCGGGCACGCCGATCACCCCGCGCGCGGTCGCGTTCGACCTGCGCCCCGACAAGCGCGGCAAGGACATCAGCAACAGCGCCCACACACACGTGGAGACGCTGGAGGTCGCCGGGCGCCGCTGGGCGATCGCCTACACGCGCCCCGGCTCGTCGCTGTCCTCGGGCGAGCGCGCGGTGCCGTGGCTGATCGGGATCGCCGGGATCCTCGTCGCGCTGCTGGCCGCGGCGCTGCTGCGCACGCTCGCGACGTCGCGCCGCCGCGCGGTCGCGCTGGCGGAGGACATGACCGTCGAGCTGCGCGAGCGCGAGGAGCAGCTGAAGGCCTCCAACGAGGAGCTGGAGCACTTCGCCTACCTCGCGTCGCACGACCTCCAGGAGCCGCTGCGGACGATCACGTCCTACACCGGGCTGCTCGGCTCGCGCGCGGGCGACGCGCTCGACGACAGGGCGAAGTCGTGGCTGGGCTTCGTCTCCGACGCCGCCGAGCGCATGTCGCACCTGATCAGCGACCTGCTGGAGTACTCGCGCACGGGCAGCGCCGGCGACGACGAGCGCGCGGCCGCGGCGGTCGCGCTGGACGACGCGTGGGACCTGGCGGTCGCCAACCTCCGCCACGCGATCGACGACGCGGGCGCGACGGTGCAGCGCAGCGAGCTGCCCACCGTGCGCGCGCGCCCGCGCGAGATGACCTCCATGTTGCAGAACCTGATCGGCAACGGGCTGAAGTACCGGCGCCCCGGCGTCGCTCCGGTGGTCCGGGCCAGCGCCGCGCGGGACGGCAACGGCGGCTGGGAGCTGGCGATCAGCGACAACGGGATCGGGATCGAGCCGCACCACCGCGAGCGCGTGTTCGGCCTGTTCCAGCGGCTGCACACGGCCGAGGAGTACCCTGGGACCGGGATGGGCCTGGCCATCGTCAAGAAGATCGTCGAAGCGAACGGCGGCACCGTCCGGGTCGAGTCGACCCCCGGCGAGGGCTCCACGTTCATCGTCACGCTGCAAGGAGAGACCAGGACATGA
- a CDS encoding response regulator, whose product MTPLQRLLVVEDSESDIELLREALSDTEPDIALDVVRHGEDALSFLRREGEFAGAAHPDLVVLDLNLPRMGGFEVLRALREDVDPRLRRLPVVVFTTSTTPTDVDKAYDLHASSFVTKPTAFTSYLDTVRAFREFWLRVARLPASA is encoded by the coding sequence ATGACGCCGCTCCAGCGACTGCTCGTCGTCGAGGACAGCGAGTCGGACATCGAGCTGCTGCGCGAGGCGCTCTCGGACACCGAGCCCGACATCGCGCTCGACGTCGTCCGCCACGGCGAGGACGCGCTGTCGTTCCTGCGCCGCGAGGGCGAGTTCGCCGGCGCCGCGCACCCTGACCTCGTGGTCCTGGACCTCAACCTCCCGCGCATGGGCGGCTTCGAGGTCCTGCGCGCGCTGCGCGAGGACGTCGACCCGCGCCTGCGGCGGCTGCCGGTCGTGGTGTTCACCACGTCGACCACGCCGACGGACGTCGACAAGGCCTACGACCTGCACGCGTCGAGCTTCGTGACGAAGCCGACGGCGTTCACGAGCTACCTCGACACGGTCCGCGCGTTCCGGGAGTTCTGGCTGCGCGTCGCGCGGCTCCCGGCCAGCGCCTAG
- a CDS encoding M23 family metallopeptidase: MRRAVPFAVLLAVAAALPGGAHAAGVGAASYPTAHAGGAEFGQPNGRPSAAHPIATVFRIGRHTLTEGTPPTLAVRIDQRGVRSVTARVVFRPVHRNGTVAVVPLGRIRTGRLLHPRWPSSVALRPGVYDVALHAAGPAGGQLLRRARASGKSSLTVRTRPAPAPAPPPVVAPPVTAPTNPGVTGGVFPVAGPHTYGDGFGAGRVGHTHQGQDVLAAEGTPVVAPEAGTIVARDYQASAAGFYLTEDAADGRSFFFAHCKADTFAVAVGQAVSAGQQLCQVGHTGDATGPHLHFEIWLGGWRRTAQSTVIDPLAQLQAWDK, encoded by the coding sequence ATGCGTCGTGCCGTCCCCTTCGCCGTCCTCCTGGCCGTGGCCGCCGCGCTGCCCGGCGGCGCGCATGCTGCGGGCGTGGGAGCGGCGTCGTACCCGACCGCGCACGCGGGCGGAGCCGAGTTCGGCCAGCCCAACGGCAGGCCGAGCGCCGCGCACCCGATCGCGACGGTGTTCCGGATCGGGCGCCACACGCTGACCGAGGGCACGCCCCCGACGCTGGCGGTCCGGATCGACCAGCGCGGCGTCAGGTCCGTCACGGCGCGCGTCGTCTTCCGGCCGGTGCACCGCAACGGGACGGTCGCGGTCGTCCCGCTCGGCCGGATCCGGACGGGCCGGCTGCTGCACCCGAGGTGGCCGTCGTCGGTCGCGCTCAGGCCCGGCGTCTACGACGTCGCGCTGCACGCCGCCGGCCCCGCGGGCGGGCAGCTGCTGCGCCGCGCCAGGGCGTCCGGCAAGTCCTCGCTGACCGTCAGGACCAGGCCGGCCCCGGCCCCGGCCCCGCCGCCGGTCGTCGCCCCGCCGGTCACCGCGCCCACGAACCCCGGGGTCACGGGCGGCGTCTTCCCGGTCGCCGGCCCGCACACCTACGGGGACGGCTTCGGCGCCGGCCGCGTCGGGCACACCCACCAGGGCCAGGACGTCCTGGCCGCCGAGGGCACGCCGGTCGTCGCGCCCGAGGCCGGGACGATCGTCGCCCGCGACTACCAGGCCAGCGCCGCCGGGTTCTACCTCACCGAGGACGCGGCCGACGGGCGCTCGTTCTTCTTCGCGCACTGCAAGGCGGACACGTTCGCGGTCGCGGTCGGGCAGGCCGTGAGCGCCGGCCAGCAGCTCTGCCAGGTCGGGCACACCGGCGACGCGACCGGCCCGCACCTGCACTTCGAGATCTGGCTCGGCGGCTGGCGGCGCACCGCGCAGTCGACCGTGATCGACCCGCTCGCGCAGCTGCAGGCCTGGGACAAGTAG